The Diaphorobacter ruginosibacter genome contains a region encoding:
- a CDS encoding acyltransferase family protein, translating into MAGTENKLQYNPALDGLRGVAIVLVLLSHAHVPLFDGAFFGVDLFFVLSGFLITSLLLIEFDKSQRIDYWQFYRRRFFRLMPALALFLLAYCIFAPMIWPELDDVYSDALVSIMYLADYGIAFFDSPDTILHMWSLSVEEHFYLIWPPLLVLLLRYATPGKAWRSILLLWIMAWAWRVLWVAQGQQFYEIFFRFDTRATGLLAGALLAALMIERPAFTRNLKKNMAHLMWFPLAIPLLMEMGWDNQQAMLWGMTVVECAALVLLVAVNQRSGLVYEMLSAPLLVKLGRLSYGVYLWHYPVVRYLRADLPWPLVVLLGFAISVGLAALSFYTIERWAMRMRDAKPRRQATPAKPRERKLQAGVAGHSGMVLSPQAPR; encoded by the coding sequence TTGGCTGGAACTGAAAACAAACTGCAGTACAACCCCGCGCTGGATGGCCTGCGAGGCGTCGCCATCGTGCTGGTGCTGCTCTCGCACGCCCATGTCCCCCTGTTTGACGGCGCCTTCTTCGGTGTCGATCTGTTCTTCGTGCTGAGCGGATTCCTGATCACCTCGCTCCTGCTGATCGAATTCGACAAGAGCCAGCGCATCGATTACTGGCAGTTCTACCGCCGCCGCTTCTTCCGCCTGATGCCCGCACTGGCGCTGTTCCTGCTGGCCTACTGCATCTTCGCGCCCATGATCTGGCCCGAACTGGACGATGTCTATTCCGATGCCCTGGTCTCCATCATGTATCTGGCGGACTATGGCATCGCCTTCTTCGACAGCCCGGACACCATCCTGCACATGTGGTCGCTGTCCGTCGAGGAACACTTCTACCTGATCTGGCCGCCGCTGCTGGTTCTGCTGCTGCGCTACGCCACGCCGGGCAAGGCATGGCGCTCGATCCTGCTGCTGTGGATCATGGCCTGGGCCTGGCGCGTGCTGTGGGTGGCACAGGGCCAGCAGTTCTACGAAATCTTCTTCCGCTTCGACACCCGCGCCACCGGCCTGCTGGCTGGCGCGCTGCTTGCCGCCCTGATGATCGAGCGCCCGGCGTTCACACGCAACCTCAAGAAGAACATGGCCCACCTGATGTGGTTCCCGCTGGCCATCCCCCTGCTGATGGAAATGGGTTGGGACAACCAGCAGGCCATGCTCTGGGGCATGACCGTGGTCGAATGTGCCGCGCTCGTGCTGCTGGTCGCCGTCAACCAGCGCTCCGGCCTGGTGTACGAGATGCTGAGCGCGCCCTTGCTCGTGAAGCTGGGTCGCCTCTCCTACGGCGTCTACCTGTGGCACTACCCGGTGGTGCGCTACCTGCGCGCCGATCTGCCCTGGCCACTGGTCGTGTTGCTGGGCTTCGCCATCTCGGTAGGCCTTGCGGCCCTGTCCTTCTACACCATCGAGCGCTGGGCCATGCGCATGCGGGATGCCAAGCCACGCCGCCAGGCCACCCCAGCCAAGCCCCGCGAGAGAAAGCTGCAAGCGGGCGTGGCAGGCCATTCCGGCATGGTTCTGTCCCCGCAGGCACCGCGCTGA
- a CDS encoding isocitrate lyase/PEP mutase family protein, protein MNTKQKLRQLIDARRGALVPGAFNALSARVVADLGFEAVYVTGAGVTNMWFGLPDQAFMGLTDIADHTARIRDAVELPLIVDADTGFGNALNTYHAVRTLERAGADCIQLEDQVSPKRCGHFNGKAVIETSEMLGKIKAAVDARRDPGTLIMARTDAAAVHGFDAAVERAQQFAEAGADILFVEAVTSLDEIQALPRRLPQPQLMNMVIGGKTPIATADELGDMGFSIVLYANATLQGALAGMQRALGELKRSHHLQEDPALVAPFAERQRMVNKPHWDALEKRYE, encoded by the coding sequence ATGAACACCAAACAGAAACTTCGCCAGCTCATCGACGCACGCCGCGGCGCCCTGGTGCCCGGCGCCTTCAATGCGCTCTCGGCCCGCGTCGTGGCCGACCTGGGCTTCGAGGCCGTCTACGTCACGGGCGCCGGCGTCACCAACATGTGGTTCGGCCTGCCCGATCAGGCCTTCATGGGCCTGACCGACATCGCCGACCACACGGCGCGCATCCGCGACGCGGTCGAGTTGCCACTGATCGTCGATGCCGATACCGGCTTCGGCAATGCCCTCAACACCTACCACGCGGTGCGCACACTGGAGCGCGCAGGCGCGGACTGCATCCAGCTCGAGGATCAGGTCAGTCCCAAGCGCTGCGGCCATTTCAACGGAAAGGCCGTGATCGAGACCAGCGAGATGCTGGGCAAGATCAAGGCTGCCGTCGATGCCCGCCGCGATCCCGGCACACTGATCATGGCCCGTACGGATGCGGCCGCAGTGCACGGGTTCGATGCCGCAGTCGAGCGCGCACAGCAATTCGCCGAGGCGGGCGCCGACATCCTGTTCGTCGAAGCCGTTACCTCGCTCGATGAGATCCAAGCCCTCCCGCGCCGCCTGCCGCAGCCCCAGTTGATGAACATGGTGATCGGCGGCAAGACACCGATCGCCACCGCTGACGAACTGGGCGACATGGGTTTCTCGATCGTGCTCTACGCGAACGCAACCCTGCAGGGCGCGCTGGCCGGCATGCAAAGAGCGCTCGGTGAACTGAAGCGCTCCCATCATCTGCAGGAAGACCCGGCCCTCGTCGCACCATTCGCAGAGCGTCAGCGCATGGTGAACAAGCCGCACTGGGATGCCCTCGAGAAGCGCTATGAGTGA
- the prpR gene encoding propionate catabolism operon regulatory protein PrpR, translated as MNEIELEAAPGHRLPHIVTVGRYRIGRVMQSIAQSWDGVAQITHVSASFADAVRTVRALDARRPIDALVVAGASGAHVREQVEIPVAMVEVRGLGLLEALMTAKQQTTPDRPRVGLVSFDAPSPQLMQFDALFGLGVAQFVYHGAEDAAACVQQLRAANVGAVVAPGLVADLAQQAGIPSVLLYSEAAVRQALNEALLLARHRMAERDRNQWLETVLGELQDGVVAIDAQGRIRALNARMASLLGEPVEALHGRMLAEVSPVLMQGHSQNLQEGTEDVVQLAMRTLVLRRAPLMENGAVAGALLVCRDPAVIQRADRNLRANQRQRGAGVRWSIDDFQGHGACAHRIRELAHRYAASDATVLVQGESGTGKEMMAQGIHRASRRAAQPFLAVNCAALAESLLESELFGYDEGAFTGARRGGKTGLIEAAHTGTLFLDEIGDMPLALQSRLLRVLQEREVMRVGSTTPVPVDVRVIAATHADLADLVERGLFRRDLYYRLAVLRMGMPSLRERGQADVATLAHAMLGRHAGDTSHQVQPLRLERLLDELLALSAGYGWPGNVRELDNWIERLLACGPYLDSEDGATRRQRLLEVFCECAAASRSREEDEAPLQQQARLRDTRQQAERDRVREVLESVQGDQKRACEILGISRATLWRRLKQG; from the coding sequence ATGAATGAAATTGAACTGGAGGCGGCACCAGGCCACAGGTTGCCGCACATCGTGACGGTGGGGCGCTACCGCATCGGGCGGGTCATGCAGTCCATCGCTCAGTCGTGGGATGGCGTGGCGCAGATCACGCATGTCAGCGCATCGTTTGCCGATGCGGTTCGCACGGTGCGCGCGCTGGATGCCAGGCGGCCCATCGATGCGTTGGTCGTGGCGGGCGCGAGTGGCGCGCACGTGCGCGAGCAGGTGGAAATTCCGGTCGCGATGGTCGAGGTGCGCGGCCTCGGGCTGCTGGAGGCGCTGATGACCGCCAAGCAGCAGACCACTCCCGACAGGCCGCGCGTGGGCCTGGTGTCCTTCGATGCACCCTCGCCACAGCTCATGCAATTCGATGCATTGTTCGGGCTGGGCGTGGCCCAGTTCGTCTACCACGGTGCGGAAGATGCTGCCGCGTGCGTGCAGCAACTGCGGGCAGCCAATGTGGGGGCGGTCGTGGCCCCGGGGCTGGTGGCCGATCTCGCGCAGCAGGCCGGCATTCCCAGCGTTCTTCTGTATTCGGAGGCGGCTGTGCGGCAGGCCTTGAACGAGGCCCTGCTGCTGGCGCGCCACCGCATGGCCGAGCGCGACCGCAACCAGTGGCTGGAGACCGTTCTTGGCGAGCTGCAGGATGGGGTGGTCGCCATCGATGCGCAGGGCCGCATCCGGGCGCTGAACGCGCGCATGGCCTCGCTGCTTGGCGAACCCGTCGAAGCTCTGCATGGACGCATGCTGGCCGAGGTGTCACCGGTGCTCATGCAGGGACATTCCCAGAACCTGCAGGAGGGCACCGAGGATGTCGTCCAGCTGGCGATGCGTACCCTGGTTTTGCGCCGTGCGCCGCTGATGGAGAACGGCGCGGTGGCGGGAGCGCTGCTGGTATGCCGCGATCCTGCGGTGATCCAGCGTGCCGACCGCAACTTGCGCGCCAACCAGCGCCAGCGCGGCGCGGGCGTGCGCTGGAGCATCGACGACTTTCAGGGGCACGGAGCCTGCGCCCATCGCATCCGCGAGCTGGCGCACCGGTACGCTGCAAGCGACGCGACGGTGCTGGTGCAGGGCGAGAGCGGTACCGGCAAGGAGATGATGGCGCAGGGCATCCATCGCGCCAGCCGCCGGGCGGCACAGCCATTTCTGGCCGTGAACTGCGCGGCTCTTGCCGAGAGCCTGCTCGAATCCGAGCTGTTCGGCTATGACGAAGGCGCATTCACAGGGGCACGCCGCGGAGGCAAGACGGGGCTGATCGAGGCGGCACATACCGGTACGCTGTTTCTCGACGAAATCGGCGACATGCCGCTGGCGCTGCAGTCGCGCCTGCTGCGCGTCCTGCAGGAGCGCGAGGTGATGCGCGTGGGCTCCACCACGCCCGTTCCGGTGGATGTGCGCGTGATCGCCGCAACCCATGCGGATCTGGCAGATCTGGTGGAGAGGGGGCTGTTTCGCCGCGACCTCTACTACCGGCTGGCGGTGTTGCGCATGGGCATGCCGAGCCTGCGCGAGCGCGGGCAGGCCGATGTCGCCACGCTCGCGCATGCCATGCTGGGCCGACACGCAGGGGACACTTCCCATCAGGTGCAGCCACTGCGACTCGAGCGATTGCTGGACGAGCTGCTGGCCTTGTCCGCGGGCTACGGCTGGCCCGGCAATGTGCGGGAGCTGGACAACTGGATCGAGCGGCTGCTCGCCTGCGGCCCCTATCTGGACAGCGAGGACGGTGCGACCCGCAGGCAGCGATTGCTGGAGGTGTTCTGCGAATGCGCGGCTGCTTCGCGGTCACGGGAGGAGGACGAGGCTCCCCTGCAGCAGCAGGCGCGGCTTCGCGACACCCGACAGCAGGCCGAAAGGGATCGCGTGCGCGAGGTGCTGGAGTCGGTGCAAGGTGATCAGAAGCGCGCCTGCGAGATCCTGGGCATCAGCCGGGCGACCTTGTGGCGGCGGCTGAAGCAGGGGTAG
- a CDS encoding COG4315 family predicted lipoprotein translates to MTRILLGVLMASALAACSSNRVATPESPVPSPATVLNGVLVGPNQMTLYVFDKDGAGSGRSVCNGPCATNWPPLLAPANAQPIGDWSPVARDDGSRQWAYKGRPLYNWVKDAKPGDRTGDGFLNNSWHVATP, encoded by the coding sequence ATGACCCGCATTCTTCTAGGTGTCCTGATGGCATCGGCCCTCGCGGCCTGTTCCTCCAACCGCGTTGCCACCCCTGAATCACCCGTACCTTCGCCGGCGACCGTGCTCAACGGCGTGCTTGTCGGCCCCAACCAGATGACGCTCTATGTGTTCGACAAGGACGGCGCAGGTTCGGGCCGCAGCGTATGCAACGGCCCCTGCGCGACCAACTGGCCGCCACTGCTGGCTCCCGCCAATGCCCAGCCGATCGGCGACTGGTCACCCGTGGCACGCGACGACGGCAGCAGGCAATGGGCCTACAAGGGCCGCCCTCTCTACAACTGGGTGAAGGACGCCAAGCCCGGTGATCGCACGGGCGACGGTTTCCTCAACAACAGCTGGCACGTGGCGACACCCTGA
- a CDS encoding sensor histidine kinase, translating into MLYCGAIIVITTVIRGVLGGESYGLTPFRVGLFILAEALLLLVSYVLLLNRGRRLRRMAGISVLLSVAAASAYGLVDQAINMHETRQGAFDARDFGYNVLYGAALIFGWCSLFVAFLFSFDLIERERRIHAWREEALEAQMRALRYQVNPHFLFNTMNSAVGLMEEGAVERAQIMLLSLSNYLRTTLMLDPLSDLSLSDELALQRQYLDIERERFSDRMQLHIDVPQPLGHALVPALILQPLLENAVKHGVCTVPGAAEIALTARSAGDRLVLTVENDFRPESGTRARGAGIGLVNVRQRLEAHYPGQAELAIEPGLASRRFRVTVNLPLRGV; encoded by the coding sequence GTGCTGTACTGCGGTGCCATCATCGTCATCACCACAGTGATCCGCGGTGTCCTGGGTGGCGAATCCTATGGCCTGACACCGTTCAGGGTAGGTCTTTTCATCCTGGCCGAAGCGTTGCTCCTGCTGGTCTCCTACGTGCTGCTGCTGAACAGGGGCCGCAGGCTGCGCAGGATGGCGGGCATCTCGGTCTTGCTGTCCGTGGCTGCAGCCAGTGCCTACGGGTTGGTGGACCAGGCCATCAACATGCATGAGACACGCCAGGGGGCATTCGATGCCAGGGACTTCGGCTACAACGTGCTGTACGGTGCGGCGCTGATCTTCGGCTGGTGCAGCCTGTTCGTGGCATTTCTCTTCAGCTTCGATCTCATTGAGCGCGAACGGCGCATCCACGCCTGGCGCGAGGAGGCCCTGGAGGCGCAGATGCGTGCCTTGCGCTATCAGGTCAACCCCCATTTCCTGTTCAACACCATGAATTCCGCGGTGGGTTTGATGGAGGAGGGGGCGGTGGAGCGTGCACAGATCATGTTGCTGTCGCTCTCGAACTACCTGCGCACGACCTTGATGCTCGACCCCTTGAGCGACCTGTCGCTGTCCGATGAGCTTGCGCTGCAGCGCCAGTACCTGGACATCGAGCGCGAGCGCTTCTCGGATCGCATGCAACTGCATATCGACGTGCCGCAGCCGCTCGGTCATGCGCTGGTGCCCGCGCTGATCCTGCAGCCCCTGCTGGAGAACGCCGTCAAGCATGGCGTATGCACGGTGCCCGGCGCTGCGGAGATTGCCCTGACGGCGCGCAGCGCGGGCGACCGGCTGGTGCTGACGGTGGAGAACGACTTCCGGCCGGAGAGCGGCACGCGCGCGCGGGGAGCGGGCATCGGCCTCGTGAATGTGCGGCAGCGTCTTGAGGCGCACTACCCGGGGCAGGCGGAGCTGGCGATCGAGCCCGGCCTTGCCTCGCGGCGTTTCAGGGTCACGGTGAACCTGCCTCTTCGCGGAGTCTGA
- a CDS encoding LytR/AlgR family response regulator transcription factor, which yields MGDRSCSVAIVDDEPLARRRLRRMLEACPGVHCVGAAADLSSAQELVQRSAPDILLLDIQMPGGDGFELLGLLGTQPPLVIFVTAFDRHAIRAFEVHAVDYLLKPVEPERLGRALDRARALVLAREGDRQVPILQKRIAELAEALKAPGQDGSTVAVAGRDEITELWIRSLDGYTRVATRHISRIHAERDYVRIHADGQAFLHWESMASLEARLSAQEFVRVHRGSIVRHDCIAHIRRGAFSNWVVELKDGSLVPVGRTYLSRVRAQFKLEG from the coding sequence ATGGGTGATCGATCCTGTTCCGTGGCGATCGTGGACGATGAACCACTTGCGCGACGCAGGCTGCGCCGGATGCTTGAGGCCTGCCCCGGCGTGCACTGCGTGGGGGCCGCTGCCGACCTGAGCTCGGCACAGGAGCTTGTGCAGCGTTCGGCGCCCGATATCCTGCTGCTGGACATCCAGATGCCCGGCGGGGATGGCTTTGAATTGCTCGGCCTGCTGGGTACTCAACCTCCGCTGGTCATTTTCGTCACGGCGTTTGACCGGCATGCGATCAGGGCGTTCGAGGTGCATGCGGTGGACTATCTGCTCAAGCCTGTGGAGCCGGAGCGCCTGGGCAGGGCCCTGGATCGCGCGCGCGCACTTGTGCTTGCGCGCGAAGGGGACCGGCAGGTGCCGATCCTGCAGAAACGGATTGCCGAGCTCGCCGAGGCGCTGAAGGCACCCGGGCAGGACGGAAGCACCGTTGCCGTTGCAGGAAGGGACGAGATCACCGAGCTCTGGATTCGCAGTCTCGATGGCTATACGCGTGTGGCCACCCGGCATATTTCGCGCATCCATGCGGAGCGCGACTATGTGCGGATCCATGCGGACGGGCAGGCTTTCCTGCACTGGGAGAGCATGGCATCGCTGGAGGCGCGGCTGTCCGCGCAAGAGTTTGTTCGCGTGCATCGCGGCAGCATTGTTCGCCATGACTGCATCGCGCACATTCGCCGAGGCGCCTTTTCGAACTGGGTTGTGGAGCTGAAGGACGGTTCACTGGTTCCCGTGGGCCGCACCTACCTGAGCCGCGTGCGCGCGCAGTTCAAGCTGGAGGGCTGA
- the prpF gene encoding 2-methylaconitate cis-trans isomerase PrpF, with translation MPALPQLRIPATYMRGGTSKGVFFHLADLPEAAQQPGKARDAIFLRTLGSPDPYGKQIDGMGNASSSTSKGVILSRSTRAGHDVDYLFGQVSIDQPFVDWSGNCGNLSSAVGPCAIHMGLIDPARIPQDGVVTIRIWQANIGKTIINHVTITHGEVQESGDFELDGVTFPAAEVPLEFIDPADDAEDGGSMFPTGHLVDRLDVPGIGSFPATLINAGIPTIFLNARDLGYAGTELQDAINNDAEALVRLETIRAHGAVKMGLIATPEEAARRQHTPKIAFVAPSTSYVTSSGRKVDARDADLVVRALSMGKLHHAMMGTAAVAIGTAAAVPGTLVNLAAGGGERNAVVFGHPSGTLRVGAEARQKNGEWVVTKALMSRSARILMEGFIRVPAEVLVTTP, from the coding sequence CGACGCCATTTTTCTGCGCACCCTCGGCAGCCCCGACCCTTACGGCAAGCAGATCGACGGCATGGGCAACGCCTCGTCGAGCACCAGCAAAGGCGTGATCCTTTCCAGAAGCACGCGGGCCGGGCACGACGTGGACTACCTGTTCGGCCAGGTCTCCATCGACCAGCCCTTCGTGGACTGGAGCGGCAACTGCGGCAATCTCTCGTCGGCCGTCGGCCCGTGCGCGATCCACATGGGGCTGATCGACCCGGCCCGTATCCCGCAAGACGGGGTGGTCACCATCCGCATCTGGCAGGCCAACATCGGCAAGACCATCATCAACCACGTCACCATCACCCACGGCGAGGTGCAGGAGAGCGGCGACTTCGAACTCGACGGCGTGACCTTTCCTGCCGCCGAGGTGCCACTGGAGTTCATCGACCCTGCCGACGATGCCGAGGATGGGGGTTCGATGTTCCCCACGGGCCATCTCGTGGACCGGCTCGACGTTCCGGGTATCGGCAGCTTTCCCGCCACGCTGATCAATGCAGGCATCCCCACCATCTTCCTGAATGCACGGGATCTGGGCTATGCCGGCACCGAATTGCAGGATGCGATCAACAACGACGCCGAGGCCCTCGTCCGCCTCGAAACCATACGCGCGCATGGCGCCGTGAAGATGGGCCTGATCGCAACGCCAGAAGAAGCCGCCCGGCGCCAGCACACACCCAAGATCGCCTTCGTCGCCCCGTCAACGAGCTATGTCACGTCGAGCGGCAGGAAAGTCGATGCCAGGGATGCGGACCTCGTCGTGCGCGCGCTCTCCATGGGCAAGCTGCACCACGCCATGATGGGCACCGCTGCCGTTGCCATCGGCACGGCGGCGGCCGTCCCCGGCACGCTGGTGAACCTGGCTGCTGGCGGCGGCGAACGCAATGCGGTGGTATTCGGTCATCCTTCGGGCACCTTGCGTGTCGGTGCCGAAGCCAGGCAGAAGAACGGGGAATGGGTGGTCACCAAGGCGCTCATGAGCCGCAGCGCGCGCATCCTCATGGAAGGGTTCATCCGCGTGCCGGCCGAGGTGCTTGTCACCACTCCCTGA